AGGTACTAAAACgcaggttttatttttattaagagatTCAATTTCCTCCTGCATAGCAAGAACCCATTTTGAGGAATCATTGCTATTTACTGCCTCTTTATAGGTCCTAGGTTCTTGGTAGACCATTTCATCAGATACAATTAGGGCAAACATAGTGAGATCTGCCTACCCATACCTTATAGGTGGTTTTATAACTCTTTTTTTCCTATCTCTTACTAGGTTATAGGAGTTAGCACCATCTAGATCTTTGTCCCCTGAGTCTTCTTCCTCAAGTTTGCTACTTTCCCTAATTTCAGGTTCAGATTGGGCACTTTCTTGCTCCACCTCAATCTGAGatccacttggagactggtcaGTTTTAGGATCACCCTTTTTCTCCTGTACCTGAGCCATTTGTGACTCATTCAAGGTCACATCCCTGCTCACAATGCAGTTATACCTACCAGGTCCATTTACCCAAAGTTTGTAACCCTTAACCCCTTCAGGATACCCTATGAATATGCACTTGAGTGCCCTAGGTTCCAACTTGTCAGTTTTTGAGTGTGCATAAGCAACACACCCAAAGATTCTTAAGTAGTCATAGCTGGGAGGTTTTCCAGACCACAACTCATGTGGTGTTTTAAACTCTATGGTAGATGATGGACATCTATTTATGATATTTACAACGGTAGTGGCAGCCTCTGCCCAGAATGTTTTGGGCAGCCCTGAGTTTGACAACATACATCTTGCCCTTTCTAAGATAGTTATGTTCATTCTTTCAGTTAagccattttgttggggtgtttCCCTCACTGTCTTATGCCTAAGAATTCCTTctttttgataatatatattaaactcatttgaCAGAAATTCTAGACCATTATCAGTCCTGAGAATCTTGAGTTTTCTACCTACTTGGTTTTCTACTAGAGTCTTCCACtccttaaatttttcaaagGTGTCCCTCTTATTTTTAAAGATGTATATCCAGACATTTCTAGAGTAATCATCCactaaagagagaaaataactcCCTCCACTGTATGAATTCACTCTTACTGGTCACTATAGATCTGAATGAACATAATCTAGGGTTTGTTTAGTGTTGTGGGTTGCTGACTTAAAACTAACCCTCTTTGcctttccataaatacaatATTCATAGAAAGGTAAGTTGCCTAGGTTTTTATCACTTAGCCATCCTTGTTTTTGAAGTTCTAAGAGTCCCCCTTGACTTACATGTCCAAGCCTCCTATGTTATAGTACAGCTTTGTTTTCTACTATGTTCTGAGCTGGAAATGCTTCCCCAACTACTGTTTTCCCAAGTAGTGTATacaattcatttttaattactCCTTTCATAATGACTAGAGAGCCTTTAGTAACTCTAAGAACCTCTGTCTCAGATTTGAAGATGTATCCTGCCAAATCAAGCAtgccaagagaaattaaatttctctttagttCAGGTATGTACCTaacctgtaacagcccgctagaaatttaattgtgaaatttctattagctttagaaatctcgtgaagacctcataagttttcacgaatcgactaatcgcataagttttagcctgtcaacataattagtgttatcactcactttggtgccagaaatgcgattttaattatttgagatagttacaagtgtcagaatacattatagtctacactactatgcttaattgaatatttaggatttttcagtactaagtttattacgtttatttttggagtgaatagtaacctcggtaaacgtactaagctcagtgttttcaaaatcacagcgtgtaatgtctaaattaggttagcgaaattttatttggacacttggcaagatcttaaccacacataattaatagtattagatacttggcacaaaaagaaaccattagatggaattgtgaaggaaaatcaaggtgtgagatcatgacacctaagcaaaatctttttcatctgatcaaccaaattgaggcccactaaggcccacgaatttggccaccttggcaaggcttcttggagaagtttcctcccccacttgGCAGATCATTCATTGCCACAAGCTGCACTCAATAGTATGGaggaacccaccccatcaagcaCCATGCCCCATAGCTTTTGTCCTTTGCCCCCCACTATCCTTCACTTCATGTCACACGTATACCTCCACTCAATGATCATTAAGGTCCAAATAATTCCCCTACAGAAgtcttgagtcgtgcaagacacttttacttcactttaataatttcttcatcctgttcttagagagaaacgcAAAAGAGCTCTCGGACAGATTTATgggtctttttgcgtggagattttcaaccatttttcctcgtgatcgcacttgaagttttataagaaacgcggagatcgaggtaagttagcttttaacttactagcagtttactgtgtatgtgtgctaagtaaaggaattacagtgtatgtatgtatgttatcatatatgtcatgccatgccaagttatcacgtaattgtctattatacagaatttattctgtcatcaatttttatctgttacataatatattctgtcatgtattactgtacattacaagtatgtcatgttaaatatgttgtctattatatgttatgttatgttacgaaatatttctatctcaagttggtcatgtatttcaagttatgttcaagtcacgttatgttacgtcagggcttcagtcatttcgtattccagtcacgtttcatcttgattacttatgtatggggtcacagcaattgtgatatATACACTaggtgagacacagcaattgtgacacgtagaatacatggagccacaacaactgtggagtatgtatttaagcagttaaagaataagtttccgtagaatacatggggccacaacaactgtggagtatgtatttacacgtagaatacatggggccacaacaactgtggagtatgtatttttcatgttaagtcaagtttccgtagaatacatggggccacaacaactgtggagtatgtatttacacgtagaatacatggggccacaacaactgtggagtatgtatttttcatgttaagtcaagtttccgtagaatacatggagccacaacaactgtggagtatgtatttacacgtagaatacatggagccacaacaactgtggagtatgtatttttcatgttaagtcaagtttccgtagaatacatggggccacaacaactgtggagtatgtatttacacgtagaatacatgggaccacaacaactgtggagtatgtatttttcatgttaagtcaagtttccgTAAAATActtggggccacaacaactgtggagtatatatttacacgtagaatacatggggccacaacaactgtggagtatgtatttttcatgttaagtcaagtttgtgtagaatacatggggccacaacaactgtggagtatgtatttacacgtaaaatacatgggaccacaacaactgtggagtatgtatttttcatgttaagtcaagtttcagatcaacttcatgtcaagtcaagttcagttcatgtttcaatttaagttatgtcaattatgctatgttgtacgccaagttatgctttaattacttatgaatttgattatgcaattatgcttttactgtcgttcatgcatcattagcttgtgtggaatttttttgttaacttactgagatttgtaatcaaatctcactttggtagccccaactaccattccccccaaatggtagatcttgttacagaacctgaaggagaatcaggagctgatcaactagacacagttgactaagcgacggtgcgacgtcaatgttaatatagtagttaacgtaaattactacttgtataatggagttgcatctctagtactttttggatcataaccattttggactagtgttgtgatctattcaatggatctttacgtatgaagtatgttttaagcatttgggatattttcaatttggtgcatagtattgctaaaaaaaaaaaaaaatatccgctgcgaatatgacataatgttaaatgcatattaggaatattgcatcttatatgtcatgaacgggggcaggtaaccttgtattgcatgtctcgatgcttcaaatgtccgtccgatcccaaacggaatttgggggcgtcacataaccTCCCTCAAAACCTTTTCAATCCCATCATGCATTTTGAGTCTCACTGACCCTATTCCCATGATTTTACAGGACTTATTATTTCCTAGAATTACCTGCCCCCCATCCAACTTAGTGAATGTCTCAAACCACTCTCTAATTGGACACATGTGAAAGGAATAACCAGAGTCCATTATCCACTCTATTTTTGAGTCAACTCACTCACTGTTAGTACCTCAGCACTCTCATACCCCTCTAAGACCACAGAGGCATCCCCTATCTCTTTGGTCTTATTCCCAATGTTAGGTTTTCCTATCTAggcaatcttttttaaaatgccATTCCTTGTGACAGTGAAAACATTTAAACTGTTTTCCCTTAGACTTAGACCTATGTTTCTTATTCTCATATTTGCCTTTCTTCTCTCCTTTTTCTGTTCTACCCCTTATAGACAAGCCTTCTCCATGATTTTGTTTGGTGTCTCCTCTATGTTGTAGTTCCCTAGTGTGAAGTACTGATTGTACTTCATCAAGAGTTAGAGAATCtctaccatacatcatggttTCTTTTAGACTTAGGTATGAAGAGTCCAAAGAACTCATCAGAAGAATGGCTTGATCCTTATCCTCCACCTTAATGTCTATGTTTGCTAAGTCTAAAATAATCTTGTTGAACTCATCAAGGTGCTGTCCTATTGGTGTTCTAGGGGCCATCTTAAAAGTATACAATTTAGTTTTCTTGTGTATTCTGTTAGCTAGGCATTTGGTCATGtacaagtttttaattttagccATATGCCTGTAGCAGTGTCCTTACTGGCCACCTCTCTTAGGACTTTATCCCCAAGAGAAAGGATTAGGGCACTGTGGGCCTTCTGGGGAATGTTCTTATAGACAatcccattttcttcctcttttgagGAAGAACCATTTTGTTTCTCACCAAAAAGGGCACCCTGCAGTCCATGTTGGACTAGCAGTGCCCTCATTTTAATTCTCCATAAGCTAAAATCGTTATCCCTATTAAACTTCTCTATATCAAACCTCATGGTTCCCATAAAACCTAGCTCTGATACTAGTTATTATAAAATAACCCTCTTTGTAGTTACAAAAGGTTTAATGttattatgatataataatcaatagttttattttatataactattttGTTTGCACTGAAGATAAACcctctgttttctctctcatACGCTCTGCCTCTCAAACGGCCGATATGTACAGAATGAATCAATTAGGGTTTACACCGTatagcttttatatatatatatatatatatatatgttacaataGATGCCAACATGTGTAAGCAATCCATCGGCTTAACTCATAAACCTCCTTAAGGAAGCACGGGCTTCTTACGTGATTTAATCAGCTCAGTATTAATCAACTTCAACGATCTAGATTTGGTCATTTGTTCATCATCTTTTAATCAAATGCTTCAAGAGAGCACATTAGTAGATTAAATAAAACGTAACAGATAAATGtattgacatacatattacaCCATGATTGAGTTTTTTGTAAttactataatattatttgtgaaattgtttcacaaaactttaaaaaaaaatgagaattttggaaATAGATCGGCTGATAGGTAATCCAGTCTAGTAATCTCTCGAAAAGTGTTATAGCTACAAAAAGATCTCAAGAAAGTAAActacaaattgatatgatttcattTGATTCGTTAGATCTacattacaataaaaatagttttacaatcttacgtatcacatcaaatcatatcagtttataaatttacttttgtaaaatctcTACGTAGCTAAACTAGTATTTCTCATTTCTATGCATCATGGAGACCGGTGGTAGTTGCAGTAGCAAACCGGCCAAAGTCATGTGTTATTACTTCCACGATTTGgtttccttatttatttattaaatatcgGTCAGGTCTATCCAAATGTTTAAAATTTGGCAAGAGGAATATTACACGTCGATTTTATGGCTGAATATTGTATGAAGAAATCCATAACTTAGGCGAGCAATTAATTCTTTCACAACCAGAACAAATGGATAGTAGTGTTGACATTTTATCCACAATATTATAGACTTCATCATCGTGGATACGGACCAAATAACACTGCACTAAAACAACTTGAACATTACGGTTAGCGCTCCTATTAGTTGATAATGATCTCACCACCTTTGAAAAGTGTACCCATTTGAGGAGGGAACTAATTAAAAGACAGATTTGACttatgtcaaaaaaaaaaacatatatacatatatataaatatatatctatagttCTAACGGTCGGCTGGTTCATGATCATTATATGATGATATTGGAAAAACCCACTTGGAAAGTGACCTTCTTGAATTACGAGCACTTCTCTGGTGGCTGAGATTTTCTCTGCCAGAGGCGCTGCTCAATGATTCTGCGAAGGCCTCGATGCGTCGTATTGCGACCTTCAATATTTCTTGGGACATGTTTGCAAAGCATACCCTGAACCAGCCCGGCTCAGAGCAATGGCAAGAAGACCCGGGAGAGATGTTCAACCCAACTTCAAAAAGAATTCTTTTCCAGAGCTCTTTTTCTGCTTCAAATGTGTCGGACCTTAATAGGTACCTCATGTCCACCCAGCAAAACAATCCGGCATTGCTCTTTGCACACCCAATCCCAGCACTCCGAAGACCGGAAACAAGCATATCCTTTCTCTTTTTGAGTCTCCTTTGATTCTCCTTTATGTATTTGCTAGTGAATTTCTTGTCTGAGAGCATATTGGAGAGTAAAAACTGAGTCTGAGAAGAAACGAGCCCAAAGCTCGACATTTTGGTAGCTGCGGCAACAACTGTTTCATTGTTTGAGTAAATCATTCCCACTCGAAATCCCGGCAAACCAAGATCCTTTGAGAGGCTGTAAACAATGTGAATGCGGCCCAATAAGTCACTCTCGTGATCAACATGTTTCTCCATTACAGCTTCTGTGATACTTATGAAAGACGGAGAGTCAAAGACGGTTCCTGAATAAATTTCATCGCTTATTATATGGACTTCTTTCTTGATAGCAAAATCAATAAGATGGTTAAGCTCGTCCCGGTTCAAGGTCGAGCCCAGAGGGTTCGAAGGATTTGTGACCAACACCCCTTTAACttttaaattgagtttttgGGCACGTTGATAGGCTTCCTCCAAAGCGCACGCAGTAATTCTGAAGTCATTTGAACTCGAGCAATGTATTGGGACAATTTCAACCCCAGTCCGCCACTTGAGATCTCTATCAAACCTGCCCAAAAAAGAAGTGATCAAAACAGAATGAGGCAGGTATGTTTTGAAGCggccattaataaatattttgatatgcAGATAATTGGGAGAAGATATAAAAAGAAGTATATATATTGTTACCCTGGGTAGTATGGAGTAGGAAGAAGGAAAGCTTCACCAGGTTCGGCAAGGCAGAACATTAGAATCTCATTCGCAGAAGTTGAACCCGCCATAAGCACGAGCTTGTTAGGGTCAAACGCTACTTTATACCCTCTTAATTTTGCCATGAACTCCACCAATTCCTGCACAAGTTAGTGTTCAAGTTATTAATAAGCTAGGAACCAATATTAACAGTGCATGCACTTTTATATAAAGTACTAGTACTTTACTCCATATATTCACTTAGATTAGCAAATTAAGATGCGAGACTTATAAAGGGATCATTTACATTCTTGAAAGCTGGGAAGCCATGATAGTCTTGGAAGAGAGCCAGTTCTCTGAATACTGATCTTCCATTTCGTTTCAACCCCAGTGCATCTGTATTGCTTGCAAGCCAAGACTCAAGAAGATCAAACGAAAGCTGCAGCAAGAAAATTTCAGTTGGTggaaatgagggatggatgaTAATTCAAAGTACAAGAGAAGCTAGGTTCCTTCCTTATAGACCCAATGAGATTATGTGGAAGACTAGGCATGGTTATGCATGCATGTGATGTcagaataattaattaaatggacATAGAATTGGCTGAGTTTTGCTCACCTGATTTTCTGCGAGTCCCATTTGAATGATTCCGTTAGGATTTTGAACTTCATGATAAGGATTCTTCTCATATTCCTGCCACCctaggaagtaggaagagtcttGTTCATGTGAATCACAACTAGCTTTCCTAGACAACATTTTCATGCTGGCTGCTACTCTATATATATCTACTATAACCGGGTATACaaaacttgagagagagagagagagagagagagagagagagagagagagagagagagagagagagagagagagaattttggTTGGGAGGCTTAGCACGTCTAACATATTAGAGGGCTGCATTTATATAGTGAAAAAATGACCCTAAATCCGACATGATCATTGTGTTGACTTACTTGCTAAAACAGTGTGAATAGATTTGGAAAAACTCTGCACAGCAAATACCGAGAGAGTtgtatgctatatatataaaagtatgaGTTATATACAAGATATGAATTGCTGAACAAATATGGAAAGAATTCTTAATACAAGGCTGTAACAGATTCCTATAATCAAGGGAGAAGATGCATAGGGTTGACATGATCCGATCCTTATGCATGGGGAGAATGATCATGTAGTGATGCTATCCCTTTGAATCAGCTGTATCTGGCATGATTGCAGGATGATCTTTTGAGGATTCCTTAATACGCCCTTGCAAAATCAGCGGGGAGGGAATGACGTTGAGTTTGTCCCTTAGAAAATCAAAACGTGTAGCGACCAGTGGCTTTGTGAGTCCGTCAGCAAGCTGGTCTTATAAACCGAACTTCCAAGGACTTGTGATGCACCTTTTCCCGAACAAAGTGATAATCTAGTTCAACATGCTTTGTGCGTGCATGGAAAACTGGATTGGCCGTGAGGTAAGTAGCTCCGATATTATCGCACCACACAATGGGACATTGTTTGAGAAAGATGCCGAGTTCTTTCAGAAGGGATTGAAGCCAAAGAGACTCGGCAGTAGCATGAGGAACCACCCTATACTCAGCCTCTGTGCTTGATCGTGCAATGGTGGGTTGCTTTTTAGAGCTCCACGAGATTAGATTTTTACCAAAATAGATACAAAAACCAGAGGTAGATTGCCTATCATCTGGGCATCCTACCCCATCAGCGTCCGAAAAGATTGACAATTGAGTGGATGAACTGGGTTGAATGAGCAGGCCGAAGTCAACAGAGAACTTCAAATATCTTAGTATGCGTTTCACTGCCGACCAATGATCCTCAATTGGTTTGTGCATAAATTGGCAAACTTTGTTTACTGCAAAAGCAATGTCAAGGCGAGTCAAGGATAGGTATTGGAGGGCTCCAACAACGTTGCGATACAAAGAATGATCAGCACAAGTATTTCCAGCAAAAAGTGAGAGTTGGTGAGAGGACGACATGGGAGAAGACACAGGTTTGGCTTCAGCCATATTTGTTCTTTGAAATAAGTCCAGAGTGTATTGTCATTGAGTCAAGAAGATTCCTTGTGGAATATGGTGAGCTTCTATCCCCAAAAAATAGCTTAAATCTCCCAAATCTTTCACAGCAAATTCCAGACTAAGATCAGTAATGAGTTGGGAGATAGCAGTAGCACTGGAGCCAGTAATTAAGATGTCATCCAAGTAAATCAGGACAAAGATAGTGGTCGAACCAGAGCTATAGATGAATAGAGAAGTGTCCGAGGTTGAGTTTTTGAAGTCGAGAGAGAGCAAATATTCATTGAGGCGGGAATACCACGCTCGAGGAGCCTGTTTCAGGCCATACAGTGCTTTGTGCAGCTTACACACATGAGAAGGGAAGTTAGGATCGACATACCCAACAGGTTGAGCTAAATGGACTTCTTCAGACAGTataccatgaagaaatgcattgTGGATATCTATTTGACAGATTTTCTATTGTCTGGACACGGCAATACTCAAGATCAATCGAATTGTTGTAGGCTTGACTACTGGACTGAAGGTTTCATAGAAGTCCACTCTTCTTGTTGATGATATCCTTTGGCAACCTAGCGGGCTTTTTGCCTATCAAGTGTGCCATCTAATTTCTTTTTGGACTTGAAAATCCACCTCGAGCCAACCACATTCATCCCCTGTTTAAAATGAACCAAAGACCAGGTCCCATTTTTCATGAAGGCTGTAAATTCGTCATCCATGGCAGAGTGCCACTCTGCATGTTTGCTTGCCTCGAAATAACATGTGGGGGCATCAAGTACAGTAGGGAACATAAGCAGAGCTTTGGGCAAGGGGTACCTGACATagtttttggtaccgtaccgtaccggcTGATACGGCCGGTACAGGTATGgtacctgtttcgtaccggCTGCAATACTGGTCATACCGGCCTGTATTTCATCCCGTACTAGCAtgtgtaccggccggtatttcggccattatcttcttctttttttcatttttttaaaatataatcttattttttgacccccaattcatattagactatttataatttatatatacatatgtattcatgtataatttatttatatatagactattattttgaaatataatttatatatatttatatatataatttatttatatatcgactattctaAAATGGTACACGAAACGATGccgatatcgaaatatttcattatagtgccttgaccggtatgacagccggtacggtattcaaaacattggtacCTGATGGTGCCGTCAGTATGAAGCTTCAGTTTGGTGATGTAATTTTTTGATCGAGTCACTATTTAGTGAGGATGTTGCACATGGTCAGGAGCAGTAGCAGCGGCAAGTCCAGGAGAGGTTTGAGTGGGCTCGGGAGTTATGTGGATCATGGGAGTAAGTGCAGCTGGTGATGAAACACGTGAATATTCATTAGCATTTGAGTACTCAGAAGGAAGGAGGACATGTGGTGAGTGTATGAGGGATTCATTGTCAAGGTTGTTAGAGTTTTGGTGCCTATTAGGTGGAGGAGATGACACGGTAGGAAGCTAAGAATTTTCAGTGGGCTGTAAAAGGAGTGGCAGTGAAGAGGTTTCAGGAGTGAAAGTGGGATTTGGTGTAGGTtgatgaaaaggaaaagagttTTCATCAAATATCACTTGTCGGGACAAAAAAAGTTTTCCAGTAGATGGATCAAAGCATTTATACCCGCAATGCATGTTGCTAATGCCCAAAAAGACACAAGTTTTGGACCGAAAATCAAGTTTATGAGAATTAAATGGTCGTAAGAATGGAAAGCATGCACAACCAAATATTTTGAGAAGGGAAAAATTAGGGGACTGTTTGAAAAGTTTTTCAAATGGAGATACACCAAGAGGAGCAGTGGGCAAACAGTTGATCAAGTATGTTGCCATAAGAAAGGCATCATCCCAAAATTGATAAGGAACAAAGCTGTGAGAGAGTAAAGAGAAACCCATTTTGACAACCTGTCGATGTTTTCTTTCGACCGACCCATTTTGTTGGGAGGTATGAGGACAAGTGACACAATGTTGGATTCCAATGTCAGAAAAGAATTTATGAAGGGAGCGATATTCGCCACCCCAATCTGTTTGAACTGATTTGATTTTGCAATTGAACTGACGTTCAACAAGTTTTTGAAATGAGCAAAAAACTTTGTAAACATCAGATTTGGCAGGGATTGGATAGAGCCAAGTGTATTTGCTAAAATGTCGACAAAAGcaacataatatttatttacattcTAAGACAATTTTGGAGAAGGTCCCCAAACATTCGAGAAAATCAGAGCAAGAGGACTATCAGATTTAGAATGAGAATCTAAAAACGGTAAACAATGGCTTTTTCCTTGTTGACATGCAGTGCATAGTCCAGGAATTTTATTGGAAGTACAAGGTAAAGAAAACTTTGAGACAATGTGTTGAACTGTACGATAGGAGGGATGTCCCAACCGGTTGTGCCAAACTTCAAGGAGAACACGTTGAGTAAGAAAGGATTGTGGTGCTTTGAAGGTAGTTGGAAATGTGTAAAGCCCGTACTTAGACTTGCCGCTCAGCAGCACCTTCCTTGACGTTTCGTCCTTCACCAAAAAGAAAGAGGGATGAAATTCAATATAAACCTTGTTTTCTTTAGTAAATTGACTTACTGAAATAAGGTTCTTTTGAATTGTAGGAACATGAAGTAAATGAGATAAAGTGAAATTTTTAACAAGAGTAGGGAGAGCAGAAGTTCCAATATTTTGGATGGTCAAACCTGTCCCGTCACCAACTTAAATTTGATCACTACCATTATATGGTTCAACATgaatgttcaaattttgtagaTCATGAGTCAAGTGATTTGTTGATCCTGTATCGGGATACCAAAAGGGATCTTGAGTTGGTTGTTGGGACGTCAAATATGCTGCCATGTTTGGAGGATTCCCTTGATACACTTGATCAAAGCGATGGTAACATTGAATTGCTGTATGACCAGTCTTCCCACATACTTGACAAGAGGGGCGTGAGTTGGAAGAAGAAGGACCTCCTCTCCCATAGTATCCTCTGCCACGACCACGAGAGGTGTTGTACTGATAAGTATTTTGTCGAGGGGAGTGCTGAAAATTGCTTTTCCATCCACGACCTCGAGAGCCATCATGTTTTGTGGCTATATGGACAGAGCCCACAGTGGCTTCTAGAGCTGagttattttgttcaatttttaactCAAACTTGAGGAGATGACTAGGCCTGAACaaccgacccgacccgacccgaacaAGCAAGattccgacccgacccgaacaTAGAAGATGCCAAAGCAGCCAGTTCCGAACCGACCAAATTAACCGATTAGCCAATCCGATTTTTTTCGAAAATTAACTGATTAACCGAttacccggtttttttttttcttctctctctctctctctctctctctctctctctcttctaagGATTACCCACATGTTGTTCTTTGTCAATGCATTAAATCAATGcatctttatcattttttattgatGTTATAGACTCTAACAAGTAACatggtttatttttgtgttaaacTTGCTCTTTTAAGGCTTTTGTTTTGGTCCTTGGGTTTTATTTTATCAACGATATGTGTGTTTATTTGTCAATATcgaaaaacatattttaaaatagtaCAAGATATACTTGA
This genomic window from Carya illinoinensis cultivar Pawnee chromosome 7, C.illinoinensisPawnee_v1, whole genome shotgun sequence contains:
- the LOC122317042 gene encoding 1-aminocyclopropane-1-carboxylate synthase 3-like is translated as MKMLSRKASCDSHEQDSSYFLGWQEYEKNPYHEVQNPNGIIQMGLAENQLSFDLLESWLASNTDALGLKRNGRSVFRELALFQDYHGFPAFKNELVEFMAKLRGYKVAFDPNKLVLMAGSTSANEILMFCLAEPGEAFLLPTPYYPGFDRDLKWRTGVEIVPIHCSSSNDFRITACALEEAYQRAQKLNLKVKGVLVTNPSNPLGSTLNRDELNHLIDFAIKKEVHIISDEIYSGTVFDSPSFISITEAVMEKHVDHESDLLGRIHIVYSLSKDLGLPGFRVGMIYSNNETVVAAATKMSSFGLVSSQTQFLLSNMLSDKKFTSKYIKENQRRLKKRKDMLVSGLRSAGIGCAKSNAGLFCWVDMRYLLRSDTFEAEKELWKRILFEVGLNISPGSSCHCSEPGWFRVCFANMSQEILKVAIRRIEAFAESLSSASGRENLSHQRSARNSRRSLSKWVFPISSYNDHEPADR